AATGACCGCTTTTTGACTATTCTTACCGGAATTGTTGCAACAGTACAATATGCTCTGCTGGTTATCATAGGGATTTTTGTTATAAAAATGCCGGTAATTTCAGGAAGTTCAGAGTGGGGGCACATTGTTATTGATGATGAAATTGGCAAGATAGTTATGCTCATTGGCTTTACCGCAATAGCAGTGGCAATATTAAAAAATCTACAGCAGTTTGCATTCACTGCGTTAGATAATGAAAAAAGTGCCCTGACAAAAGCAGAGCAACTGAAAGGGATTGTACATGAGGCTAATACAGTAAATGCATCACTTGTTGAAGTTAGTAAAAATCAAACACAGATCAGCGCAACGCTTTCAGAGGTAGCAAACGATGAAGCAACTATGAGTGAGGAACTTTCGTCAATGTATGAGGAGCAGACATCCGCAATAGAGCTTATTTATAAAAATACAATAAAGCAGACCCAAGAGTCAAAATTAATGAAAGAGAGAATACAGGAATTTGTTGCAATTCAGAAGAATGTTATCAGTGTTGGTGAGCAGATGCTTGAAAACATAATCACAATAACTGAATATTCAAAAAAGACGGAATCGAGTTTAAATGAGTTATCGCGCATCATGGATATTGTTACGCAAAGCGGGGGTGCCATAAATTCATTCCTTGATGTTATCCGCAATATAACAGATCAAATTAATTTACTATCTCTTAATGCCAGCATTGAAGCAGCACGTGCTGGTGAATATGGCAGAGGATTTGCGGTTGTTGCTGATGAAATAGGCAAACTGGCCATGGCAACAGGAGACAATGCAAAAGAGATATCCTCG
The Spirochaetota bacterium genome window above contains:
- a CDS encoding methyl-accepting chemotaxis protein; amino-acid sequence: MNTIETISIKGKKTANTIRIVVAVILFLIVVSAAPNNPAIVNISYLITITIFAIISVINLKAVASVVYSNIIKYSTVMFEISIPTILKLSHLATAKPHLMINEGAAFQAYFLFILLTLFQNDRFLTILTGIVATVQYALLVIIGIFVIKMPVISGSSEWGHIVIDDEIGKIVMLIGFTAIAVAILKNLQQFAFTALDNEKSALTKAEQLKGIVHEANTVNASLVEVSKNQTQISATLSEVANDEATMSEELSSMYEEQTSAIELIYKNTIKQTQESKLMKERIQEFVAIQKNVISVGEQMLENIITITEYSKKTESSLNELSRIMDIVTQSGGAINSFLDVIRNITDQINLLSLNASIEAARAGEYGRGFAVVADEIGKLAMATGDNAKEISSQLARINQDISSSVSIMQNTQKALGDMLEIISASQGHINQVRNAIRMQQKAIEDVQNQSEVLDTLSHEILVAINQQQSSMNESVASIQRLSEVAQIVAEKTEQMNELTITVNNIAQRLAQVTAVIS